A genome region from Nitrospirota bacterium includes the following:
- a CDS encoding family 10 glycosylhydrolase: MIGWPVKTVRVLFALLAGSVCVVCLLQSAAEARGRFAGKRVIFDESTGWTTPEGAARTLARVKAAGFNVYAPNVWHGRGTTWPSQYAPWDPRVNGVSRAGSDPLRHLVAAAHAMGIEVHAWFTVVLRQADLHPELALPSAGGEEEGAFDVHNERFHRWMADLIGEVAGRYDLDGVNLDYVRAVKLCDTEFCKRDYFAKYGRSLSADSLIVNVTPRLAPTLVEYQKTAVTSLVSAISHRIRSLKPGLVISVDAIPDVAGPEQGQDAVEWVNRGLVDTLFRMDYYRTIDVRLTDSIRARLREPDALTLLIANVTDHTELRSGQSHAPRDGRWLAETVSMIQRRWPDTGVGVYLYTMLSDEQVRALRSGPFALPRPEGLSVR, encoded by the coding sequence ATGATCGGCTGGCCTGTCAAGACGGTTCGGGTATTGTTCGCGCTCCTTGCCGGCTCGGTCTGCGTCGTGTGCCTGCTTCAGTCCGCGGCCGAAGCGCGCGGCCGCTTCGCGGGAAAGCGGGTGATCTTCGACGAAAGCACGGGATGGACGACTCCGGAAGGCGCGGCCCGCACCCTCGCTCGCGTCAAGGCGGCGGGGTTCAACGTCTACGCGCCGAACGTCTGGCACGGCCGGGGCACGACCTGGCCGTCGCAGTATGCGCCGTGGGACCCGCGGGTGAACGGCGTTTCGCGCGCCGGGAGCGATCCGCTCCGGCATCTTGTCGCCGCTGCCCATGCCATGGGCATCGAAGTGCATGCGTGGTTCACGGTCGTCCTCCGGCAGGCCGATCTGCATCCGGAATTGGCCCTGCCGTCAGCGGGCGGAGAGGAGGAAGGCGCGTTCGACGTCCATAATGAACGCTTCCATCGATGGATGGCCGATCTGATCGGCGAGGTCGCCGGCCGATACGATCTGGACGGTGTCAACCTCGACTACGTGCGCGCCGTCAAGCTCTGCGACACGGAGTTTTGCAAGCGGGACTATTTTGCGAAATACGGGAGAAGCCTTTCCGCCGACTCGCTGATCGTGAACGTGACGCCTCGGCTCGCGCCGACCCTGGTCGAGTACCAGAAGACGGCCGTGACCTCGCTCGTCTCCGCCATTTCCCACCGGATTCGCAGCCTCAAGCCCGGTCTTGTCATCAGCGTCGACGCCATTCCGGACGTGGCCGGACCGGAGCAGGGACAGGACGCCGTCGAGTGGGTCAATCGAGGATTGGTGGATACGCTGTTCCGCATGGACTACTACCGGACGATCGACGTGCGGTTGACGGATTCCATCCGCGCCCGGTTGCGGGAACCCGACGCCCTCACCCTGTTGATCGCCAACGTCACCGATCATACGGAACTGCGTTCGGGTCAGAGCCACGCGCCTCGGGACGGCCGATGGTTGGCCGAGACGGTCTCGATGATCCAGCGGCGCTGGCCCGACACCGGCGTCGGCGTCTATCTGTACACGATGTTGTCGGACGAGCAGGTGCGCGCGCTGCGATCGGGCCCGTTCGCGTTGCCGCGGCCCGAAGGGCTCAGCGTCCGCTGA